Proteins encoded by one window of Nicotiana tabacum cultivar K326 chromosome 10, ASM71507v2, whole genome shotgun sequence:
- the LOC107805154 gene encoding OVARIAN TUMOR DOMAIN-containing deubiquitinating enzyme 3 produces the protein MAAVPSNEVVLEELRHGLAQFELVNSPVASVSASSYRPQQRGLNPFGVFSAATVHQSFARIGPSLGGGSPALKKVERYSVQRVTGDGRCMFRALVKGMAFNKGVKLNPRDEREDADELRMAVKEALCDDEKERLKYEEALIAITVEESLRRYCQRIGRSDFWGGESELLVLSKLCCQPITVYIPEQEHGGGGSGFIPIAEYGAEFRKGSKNRKARKAVRLLYSGRNHYDLLV, from the exons ATGGCCGCCGTGCCCTCTAATG AAGTTGTGCTGGAGGAGCTGAGACATGGATTGGCGCAGTTTGAGCTGGTTAATTCTCCAGTTGCTTCAGTTTCTGCTTCCAGTTATAGGCCTCAGCAAAGAGGCCTAAACCCCTTTGGTGTTTTCTCTGCTGCCACTGTTCATCAATCATTTGCTAGAATAGGACCCTCACT AGGTGGAGGTTCGCCAGCTTTAAAGAAAGTAGAACGTTATTCAGTACAGAGAGTAACAGGTGATGGCCGCTGTATGTTTCGTGCTTTG GTAAAAGGGATGGCTTTCAACAAAGGTGTGAAACTTAACCCTCGAGATGAAAGAGAGGATGCAG ATGAATTAAGAATGGCTGTAAAAGAGGCTCTTTGTGATGATGAGAAAGAACGTCTTAAATATGAAGAGGCCTTGATTGCCATTACAGTTGAGGAGTCTTTGAGACG ATATTGCCAACGCATTGGACGATCTGATTTCTGGGGAGGCGAGTCAGAGCTATTG GTATTATCAAAGTTGTGTTGCCAGCCAATTACAGTATACATACCAGAACAGGAG CATGGAGGAGGGGGCTCTGGTTTCATTCCTATTGCAGAATATGGAGCTGAGTTCCGCAAAGGTTCAAAAAACAGAAAGGCCAGGAAAGCTGTGAGGCTTCTTTATAGTGGTCGGAACCATTATGACCTACTTGTATAG